Part of the Conexivisphaerales archaeon genome, TATTGGATTTGACCAAGTATACATTCAAAACAAAAGGCAATGTGATAGTCTTCTCAGGCTCGGGAACTTCAGGAATGGAGGCAGCAGCAAGTAGTGCAATAGAGCCTGGAGAAAAAGTGCTTAGCCTTGAAACGGGATTCTTTGGAAAGAGATTTTCAAGTATAGCTGAAATCTATGGAGCTAACGTAACCAAGCTTACAGTACCCGATGGATCAGAATTTGATCCTGGAACCTTGGATGAAAGAATGTCCAAGGGATCTTATGATGTTGTGTTGATGACACATGTTGAGACTAGCACTGGAGTTGAGAATAGAGTGAAGGAACTTGTTAGAATAGCCAAAAAGCATGGTGCATTAACAATAGTTGACGCAGTTGCTTCATTAGGAGGGTGTGAACTGGATTTTGATGACTGGGGAATAGATATCGCATTTGCAGGTTCTCAAAAAGCTATTGCTGCACCACCTGGAGCCATGCTGATGGCTATTTCTGAAAAAGCTATTCAAAAAATACAGAATAGAAAGACCCCAGTTAAATCCTACTATTATAACCTCCAAAGATGGATGGATGTAATGAAAGACCCACACATATACCTGACAACTCCATCCACAGCTGTACTGCGAGCATTGAGGGTTGCACTGCAAATGGTCAAAGAAGAAGGAATAGAACAGAGAATACGCAGGCACAAGGAACTGTCGGATTTATTTTTAAGGTCACTCAAATCTGCTAACATAAGCATATTCTCAAACAGACCATCACCTACTGTTACTGCTATAAAGGTGAGTAATGCCACAGCAATTCAAAAGAAGATTCTTGATATGCATAATATAATGGTGGCTACGGGGTTAGCCAATCACAAGGATGACATGCTGAGAATAGGCCATATGGGTAACATAACAGAGGAAGAATTGTTGATGACGCTCTTTGCTCTGCTTGATATTCTTAGACAAACAGGACAGAACATAGATGTCGCGGGCTCAATCGGAGTCTTCTTCGATAGGATAAAGGTAACAGCCACAGCTTAGCAAGTATTTGCATGACTACTAGAGATTCAATAAAGCCAAGCAGGATATTTGTATCATTACTTGCAGTGGTATCTGTATTATGGATTGCCGTGGGCTTGGAAGAAAGTATTAAGGGTTCGCATAATGGTGTGATAATACTTCTTTCTGGCTCATTATTTTTATTAGTTGCTGCCATAGGAGTTATAGTGCAGCGTTTCTTGTACTAATTTTTCCTGTCTGGAATTGCTAGAAAAACACATATTCATCCTGTTTTGAGCAACATTAAATGGATTTCATTCAGACATCAATTACAGGCGCAATAGCCGGTCTTACAATATTTATCAGTCTACCAGCTGGTAAAATTGGTCGGTTATCACAAAGGACTAAGGGATTTGTTGACGGCATAGCAATAGGAATACTTGCCTTTCTCTTCTATGATGTCACTTCAAACGCGATAAATCCAATAGAATTATCATTTAAATCTCTAGCCATGTATAACGATTCTGTTTTGATGATTATAGCTCTAGTGATAGGATTTGGTGTCTTCTTTATCGGGCTTTCTTACTATAGCACAAGGTTTCGATCTGAGAAAATGAACGATCCATTTCATCTTTCTACTTTAATAGCTAGCGGCATAGGGATACACAATTTCGGAGAGGGTCTTGCCATAGGAGCATCAGCGTCAGAGGGTTTGATTTCATTAGCAATACTCCTTGTTATAGGGTTTGCACTGCATAATTCAACAGAGGGTTTTGGAATAGTAGCACCTCTGCTATCCTCATCTCAATCAAAGACCTCTTGGTTATTTCTGTTCAAGGTGGGTTTGATAGGTGGTGGACCTACTATTATAGGCTCTATGATAGGCTTCTTCGTCATAAACAGGATAATGTATGTAGCTCTAATGTCTGCAGCTGGTGGCGCAATTCTTTTTGTTGTATTGCAACTTTATGGAGCAGGGAAGGCATTTAAATCAGATCGTGCACTTGGGAGTGGTGTCTTTATCGGATTTGTGATAGCCTTTATCACTGATATATTTGTGTCTACATATGTATAGTAAAGTATTTGAACAGTTATGCTGAAGATTAGCTCAGGCGCCCGGTGAAACCAGTGTCTTCATTACTGTTGCCTGTAGCAAAGCATTTTATAGCAGGAACCACAATTTCTGACGTTATAGAACAAGGTAAAATCTTAAACGCCAAAGGATACAAAATTATTGCAAATTTTTTGGGAGAAGATGTTATCTCAGATGATGCGATAGAGAATACTGTTCAGGAGTATCTAAATCTTTACGATTTATTGGATGAAAATAGGATTGCTGGAAGCGTAAGTGTGAAGTTGACACAGCTTGGACTTACACTATCAAACGAAAAAGCAATTTTGAACCTAAAAAGAATACTAGATAAAGCAAAATCGCTCGATAGGTATCTCTGGCTTGATATGGAGGGTTCAAAGTATACCGACAGCATAATAGAGATATATCTTTCAGCACTGAAGGAATATAATAATGTGGGGCTAGCTATACAAGCATATCTAAAGAGGACAGAGTCCGACTTGGATAGAATCCTTCCAAAGGGTGGACAGGTTAGACTGTGCAAAGGAGCATATAATGAACCAGCATCAATTGCGATAAAGAAAAGACCAGATATAAGAGAAAATTACAAAAAACTTCTAAAAAAACTCTTTGAACAAGGTAACTTTTTCGCTATTGCTACTCATGATGAGGATCTGATAAGTTTTGCAGCTGAGCTGTCTAAACAATCAAACGTACAAAATTTTGAGTTTCAGGTACTGAAGGGAGTTAGAGAGGATATGCAAGCTAGGATTCTAGGCAACGGCTATACAGTATCGATTTATTTGCCATATGGGAAAGAATGGCTTCCTTATGCCATAAGAAGAATAAGGGAAAGAAGGAGAAACATATTCCTTCTCTTCAGAGCACTTCTTGGGTAGCGTATCTTTTTATACATTTCCGTACAGAATATTTAT contains:
- a CDS encoding alanine--glyoxylate aminotransferase family protein → MSEPQLGHTGTKFYSEFVDILDLTKYTFKTKGNVIVFSGSGTSGMEAAASSAIEPGEKVLSLETGFFGKRFSSIAEIYGANVTKLTVPDGSEFDPGTLDERMSKGSYDVVLMTHVETSTGVENRVKELVRIAKKHGALTIVDAVASLGGCELDFDDWGIDIAFAGSQKAIAAPPGAMLMAISEKAIQKIQNRKTPVKSYYYNLQRWMDVMKDPHIYLTTPSTAVLRALRVALQMVKEEGIEQRIRRHKELSDLFLRSLKSANISIFSNRPSPTVTAIKVSNATAIQKKILDMHNIMVATGLANHKDDMLRIGHMGNITEEELLMTLFALLDILRQTGQNIDVAGSIGVFFDRIKVTATA
- a CDS encoding ZIP family metal transporter, coding for MDFIQTSITGAIAGLTIFISLPAGKIGRLSQRTKGFVDGIAIGILAFLFYDVTSNAINPIELSFKSLAMYNDSVLMIIALVIGFGVFFIGLSYYSTRFRSEKMNDPFHLSTLIASGIGIHNFGEGLAIGASASEGLISLAILLVIGFALHNSTEGFGIVAPLLSSSQSKTSWLFLFKVGLIGGGPTIIGSMIGFFVINRIMYVALMSAAGGAILFVVLQLYGAGKAFKSDRALGSGVFIGFVIAFITDIFVSTYV
- a CDS encoding proline dehydrogenase family protein, producing MPVAKHFIAGTTISDVIEQGKILNAKGYKIIANFLGEDVISDDAIENTVQEYLNLYDLLDENRIAGSVSVKLTQLGLTLSNEKAILNLKRILDKAKSLDRYLWLDMEGSKYTDSIIEIYLSALKEYNNVGLAIQAYLKRTESDLDRILPKGGQVRLCKGAYNEPASIAIKKRPDIRENYKKLLKKLFEQGNFFAIATHDEDLISFAAELSKQSNVQNFEFQVLKGVREDMQARILGNGYTVSIYLPYGKEWLPYAIRRIRERRRNIFLLFRALLG